One window of the Cryptomeria japonica chromosome 7, Sugi_1.0, whole genome shotgun sequence genome contains the following:
- the LOC131856288 gene encoding uncharacterized protein LOC131856288, with protein sequence MFLLWENLWGTVESGKSNPKEKETLSLRPNEMEGKNSNSAQNSSFPRENTLNPDSAKNLKNRENRAISASFAGGSEFRENSAINAVNLDSEVNLNFEARNLEEVQVQVKDKAIGTSQPAIDDAKLSPDGGSKVRRSKRSEGRPPSKSPIYVRRWSNDQEICLMNAILDTRTPHGKVNRAAFYQRVREQLELEVSNSKLYEKMKNMKKKFRSMVKKRKEGKLVIQTAHQHTMFLLWENLWGTIESEGLNPKEKGTESSRPNEMEARGSNSAENSSSPREDTLNPDSAKNLKNRENRAIKANFAEGSEFTKNSAINDVNLNFVAKPKHMENKAKQSLQEETHGENTKPNFTTSPKHMENKAKRSLREETQGENTHLLEESIHQETNMENARVNGPFVEKCPHQEIHVGNAKEIGHAVDGSGLPQIQFRGLESRIESSIENSIKGIETRIEANIQNSIKGIETRLEAAIQNSVTRVVIATVTAAAAAVTATATATAAAAAVFYICIYLMRMGTS encoded by the coding sequence ATGTTTTTGTTGTGGGAAAACCTCTGGGGCACCGTCGAATCTGGAAAGTCTAATCCTAAAGAAAAGGAGACTCTGAGCTTGAGGCCTAATGAGATGGAAGGCAAAAATTCTAATTCTGCTCAAAACTCTAGCTTCCCAAGAGAAAACACTTTAAATCCTGATTCTGCCAAAAAcctcaaaaatagagaaaataggGCTATAAGCGCTAGTTTTGCTGGAGGCTCGGAATTTAGAGAAAACTCTGCTATAAATGCTGTAAACCTTGATTCTGAGGTGAACCTTAACTTTGAGGCTCGGAATTTAGAAGAAGTGCAGGTGCAAGTGAAGGACAAAGCGATAGGAACTTCGCAGCCAGCCATTGATGATGCGAAGCTGAGCCCAGACGGAGGTAGCAAGGTCCGCAGGTCGAAGCGCTCTGAGGGCAGGCCACCTAGTAAATCACCGATTTATGTGAGGAGATGGTCCAACGATCAGGAGATATGCCTGATGAATGCCATTTTGGACACGCGCACGCCACATGGAAAGGTTAACAGGGCAGCATTTTACCAACGGGTGAGGGAGCAGCTTGAGCTTGAGGTGAGTAATTCTAAGCTATAtgagaagatgaagaacatgaagaaaaAATTCCGGTCTATGGTTAAGAAAAGGAAAGAGGGCAAGTTAGTGATACAGACTGCCCACCAACACACCATGTTTTTGTTGTGGGAAAATCTCTGGGGCACCATCGAATCTGAAGGCCTTAATCCTAAAGAAAAGGGGACCGAGAGCTCGAGGCCTAATGAGATGGAGGCCAGAGGTTCTAATTCCGCTGAAAACTCTAGCTCCCCAAGAGAAGACACTTTAAATCCTGATTCTGCCAAAAAcctcaaaaatagagaaaataggGCTATAAAGGCTAATTTTGCTGAAGGCTCTGAATTTACGAAAAATTCTGCTataaatgatgtaaaccttaactttGTTGCAAAACCTAAGCATATGGAAAATAAAGCTAAACAGTCTCTGCAAGAAGAAACCCATGGGGAGAATACAAAACCTAATTTTACTACAAGCCCTAAGCATATGGAAAATAAGGCTAAAAGATCTCTGCGAGAAGAAACCCAAGGGGAGAATACCCATTTACTTGAGGAGTCTATACATCAGGAAACAAACATGGAAAATGCAAGAGTAAATGGTCCTTTTGTTGAGAAGTGTCCACATCAAGAAATCCATGTGGGAAATGCAAAAGAAATTGGCCATGCTGTTGATGGTTCTGGACTTCCACAGATTCAATTCAGGGGTTTGGAGTCAAGAATTGAATCATCGATTGAGAACTCGATCAAGGGTATTGAGACAAGAATTGAAGCAAACATTCAGAACTCAATCAAGGGTATTGAGACAAGACTTGAGGCAGCCATTCAGAACTCGGTTACACGTGTTGTTATTGCTACTGTtactgctgctgctgctgctgttaCTGCTACTGCTACTGCTACTGCTGCTGCTGCTGCCGTGTTTTATATCTGCATATATTTGATGAGAATGGGAACAagttag